A genomic stretch from Meleagris gallopavo isolate NT-WF06-2002-E0010 breed Aviagen turkey brand Nicholas breeding stock unplaced genomic scaffold, Turkey_5.1 ChrUn_random_7180001957527, whole genome shotgun sequence includes:
- the TMEM79 gene encoding LOW QUALITY PROTEIN: transmembrane protein 79 (The sequence of the model RefSeq protein was modified relative to this genomic sequence to represent the inferred CDS: inserted 1 base in 1 codon) gives MAAADPTLPLEEVALLELGKAALPDEDPPAPDDHHGDPDATLLWDQRQHGARGQPEATETKRRSSPEGARDDPEEGTPACPPPEADGEEDPRLPVMAAHVFVPIDLHCIEQTPGEQKKQQPXPQPREEGRGGCVPPRDGPKSILPKQALLPASPSRYRGPLVFEGQAAKLPAEGPPCPCARVCSTATLKAVASVVGALFLCPCLIYGAYVFLPFDAPLLPTISTRLVYTLRCAAFATVPIVLGMIVSGISRLCSSALEPFGKLQREVEIHRTYVSQSVHLFILYFFNMAVLATYLQQELLKLIPLFTGLFAISR, from the exons CCTCCCCGACGAGGATCCTCCGGCCCCAGATGATCACCATGGGGATCCCGATGCCACTCTGCTGTGGGACCAGCGCCAGCACGGCGCACGGGGGCAGCCGGAAGCCACAGAGACCAAAAGGCGCTCGAGCCCCGAGGGGGCCCGTGATGACCCTGAAGAGGGAACTCCTGCCTGCCCCCCCCCTGAGGCTGATGGGGAGGAAGATCCCAGGCTTCCCGTGATGGCAGCACACGTCTTTGTGCCCATTGACCTCCACTGCATCGAGCAGACACCCGGggagcagaagaagcagcagc aCCCGCAGCCCCGGGAGGAGGGCAGAGGGGGCTGTGTTCCCCCCAGGGACGGACCCAAAAGCATCCTCCCAAAGCAGGCCCTCCTCCCCGCCAGCCCCTCGCGTTACCGGGGCCCGCTGGTCTTTGAGGGGCAAGCGGCCAAGCTGCCAGCCGAGGGGCCGCCGTGCCCCTGTGCCAGGGTCTGCAGCACCGCCACCCTCAAGGCTGTGGCCTCGGTGGTGGGGGCTCTGTTCCTCTGCCCCTGCCTCATTTATGGCGCCTACGTCTTCCTGCCCTTTGACGCGCCGCTCCTGCCCACCATCAGCACACGGCTGGTCTACACGCTGCGCTGCGCTGCCTTCGCCACCGTCCCCATCGTCCTGG GGATGATCGTCAGCGGCATCTCACGCCTCTGCTCCTCAGCACTGGAGCCCTTTGGAAAGCTGCAGCGGGAGGTGGAGATCCATCGGACCTACGTCTCCCAGTCCGTCCACCTCTTCATCCTCTACTTCTTCAACATGGCCGTGCTGGCCACATAcctccagcaggagctgctcaaGCTCATCCCCCTCTTCACGGGGCTCTTTGCCATCTCCCGGTAA